The Sphingopyxis fribergensis genome contains a region encoding:
- a CDS encoding dipeptidase, with protein sequence MTIERRAMLAGAAGLAATSLLPAAASAAPDGRKWVIVNALGGLADPNIQGVADPFSPRVLGEAHASGVTAINCTLGYVAGPAEPFEKSVTDVAEMDMLLRRYPRELLKILSIADIRRAKAEKKVGIIYGFQNGAMMGKDAARVDIFANMGVRIFQLTYNPANQLGDGSMAPGNRGLTPFGRDVIERLNAQRMIVDLSHSGEKTCLEAARASKAPISINHTGCRAVTDLPRNKTDAELRLVAERGGFIGIYFMPFLNISGHARAEDVLRHIDHAVNICGEDHVGIGTDGTVGQIDDLQAYEAVLAKEIAERRAAGISAAGERPDTYPFVVDLRGPDQFRKLIGLLAARGYSSRRIEKIMGLNFLRHAESVWGG encoded by the coding sequence ATGACGATTGAACGCCGTGCGATGCTCGCAGGCGCGGCGGGACTGGCCGCGACATCTCTCCTGCCGGCGGCCGCAAGCGCGGCCCCCGACGGTCGGAAATGGGTGATCGTCAATGCGCTCGGCGGCCTTGCCGACCCGAATATACAGGGCGTCGCCGACCCGTTTTCACCGCGCGTGCTTGGCGAAGCGCATGCGTCGGGCGTCACCGCGATCAACTGCACCCTCGGCTATGTAGCGGGACCGGCCGAACCGTTCGAAAAGAGCGTCACCGATGTCGCCGAAATGGACATGCTGCTGCGCCGCTATCCGCGCGAACTCCTCAAGATATTGAGCATCGCCGACATCCGCCGCGCCAAGGCTGAAAAGAAGGTCGGGATCATCTACGGCTTTCAGAACGGCGCAATGATGGGCAAGGACGCCGCCCGCGTCGACATCTTCGCCAACATGGGCGTCCGCATCTTCCAGCTCACCTATAATCCGGCGAACCAGCTTGGCGACGGTTCGATGGCGCCCGGTAACCGCGGCCTCACGCCATTCGGGCGCGACGTGATCGAGCGGCTGAACGCGCAGCGGATGATCGTCGACCTGTCGCATAGCGGAGAGAAGACCTGCCTCGAAGCCGCGCGCGCCTCGAAGGCACCGATCTCGATCAACCACACCGGCTGCCGCGCGGTGACCGACCTGCCGCGCAACAAGACCGATGCCGAGCTGCGGCTCGTTGCCGAAAGGGGCGGCTTTATCGGCATCTATTTCATGCCGTTCCTCAATATCTCGGGCCACGCGCGCGCCGAGGATGTCCTCCGCCACATCGACCATGCGGTGAATATCTGCGGCGAGGATCATGTCGGGATCGGCACCGATGGCACAGTCGGTCAGATCGACGATCTCCAGGCCTATGAAGCGGTGCTCGCCAAGGAGATCGCCGAGCGCCGGGCGGCGGGAATCAGCGCGGCGGGCGAACGCCCCGACACCTATCCCTTCGTCGTCGACCTTCGCGGGCCCGACCAGTTTCGCAAACTGATCGGGCTGCTTGCCGCGCGCGGCTATTCGAGCCGCCGAATCGAGAAGATCATGGGGCTCAATTTCCTGCGCCACGCCGAAAGCGTCTGGGGTGGCTGA
- a CDS encoding tetratricopeptide repeat protein — translation MTGDDDLHSLLPDPPPPAPKRREAAIADALARFDGTSVAEHRPRRDGTAWWKSLRGPQAGLFATAALVAAISLPFAWTTLNPAAPAADEQVPPSSREKERIVARDIVDAPAAVSIATPPSAEADRVEPNIAAPPAAPAAPPAKRVELAQAETAAPTAVAAKAEEAAPIVVQGRAYAPPLQDTPSAVSAISADRASENDVVVTGTRISKPPRRGDWNACTVNDPSRTLSKCKRLANKGAKDVREQADAHLSEGLKHAWKGDLDEAIVAFDQAIAVAPDLSVAYLNRGLAYDRQGESTRAIADLDRAIRHAPQSARAYYNRSLLLRKQGEVRRADVDERRAVSLDNRYQAAPRPD, via the coding sequence ATGACCGGCGACGACGATCTCCATTCCCTTCTGCCAGACCCACCGCCGCCCGCGCCGAAACGGCGCGAGGCGGCCATCGCCGATGCGCTCGCGCGCTTCGACGGGACATCCGTCGCGGAGCACCGGCCGCGACGGGATGGCACAGCATGGTGGAAATCGCTTCGGGGCCCACAGGCCGGCCTGTTCGCAACCGCCGCGCTGGTGGCCGCAATCAGCCTGCCCTTTGCCTGGACCACGCTCAATCCGGCCGCGCCCGCCGCCGACGAACAGGTTCCACCCAGCAGCCGCGAAAAGGAGCGGATCGTCGCACGCGACATAGTCGACGCGCCGGCTGCGGTCTCGATCGCAACACCGCCGTCCGCGGAAGCCGATCGCGTTGAGCCAAATATCGCTGCGCCCCCCGCGGCTCCGGCCGCGCCACCAGCGAAGCGTGTCGAACTGGCGCAGGCGGAAACCGCCGCGCCGACGGCCGTTGCAGCGAAGGCCGAAGAGGCCGCACCCATTGTCGTTCAGGGGCGAGCTTATGCGCCGCCGTTGCAAGATACACCGAGCGCCGTTTCGGCGATTTCGGCCGACAGGGCGTCCGAGAACGATGTCGTCGTCACCGGCACGCGTATCTCGAAACCGCCGCGGCGCGGCGACTGGAACGCCTGCACCGTCAACGACCCGAGCCGGACGCTGTCCAAATGCAAGAGGCTGGCGAACAAGGGCGCGAAGGACGTCCGGGAGCAGGCCGACGCGCACCTTTCCGAAGGGCTGAAACACGCGTGGAAAGGCGACCTGGATGAGGCGATTGTCGCGTTCGATCAGGCGATTGCCGTCGCGCCCGACCTTTCGGTGGCCTACCTCAATCGCGGCCTCGCTTACGACCGTCAAGGCGAGAGCACACGCGCAATCGCCGATCTCGACCGCGCGATCCGCCATGCACCGCAATCGGCGCGCGCTTATTATAACCGCAGCCTTCTCTTGCGGAAACAAGGTGAGGTCCGCCGCGCCGACGTCGACGAGCGCCGTGCGGTCAGCCTCGACAACCGATATCAGGCGGCACCGCGCCCGGACTAA
- the paoC gene encoding aldehyde oxidoreductase molybdenum-binding subunit PaoC has protein sequence MKFDTPATTNPIDQMKIVGKPTNRIEGPLKTTGTAHYAYERHDVAANQAYGYVVGSAIAKGRIASMNLDEAKAAPGVIAIVTADNAGKLAKGDFNTAKLLGGPTIEHYHQAVALVVADSFEQARAAASLVRVEYAREKGAYDLAAAIDTAVKPKAVFGTEPDTSVGDFAAAFAAAPVQLDARYTTPDHSHAMMEPHATIAAWEGDKLTVWTSNQMIAWSVGDMAKTLGMPKENIRFDSPYIGGGFGGKLFNRADVLLAALGAKAAKRPVKVALPRPLMINNTTHRPATIQRIRLGATADGKLTAVGHESWSGDLPGGGPETAVAQTRLLYAGENRMTAMRLAVLDLPEGNAMRAPGEAPGLMALEIAVDELAEKLGMDPIALRVLNDTQVDPEKPSRPFSQRQLNKCMQTGAEKFGWAKRNPKPGVTRDGRWLVGMGMAAAFRNNINGPSAARVRLAKSGVVTVETDMTDIGTGSYTIIAQTAAEMMGVPLDKVVVKLGDSAFPVSAGSGGQWGANSSTAGVYAACVKLREAVVAKLGLASDAVFADSKVKAGRRSVALGDAAADGELVAEDNMEYGDLAEKFQQSTFGAHFVEVGVDAMTGEIRVRRMLAVCAAGRILNPKAARSQVIGAMTMGAGAALMEELAVDKRFGFFVNHDLAGYEVPVHADIPHQDVIFLDEADPTTSPMKAKGVGELGICGVAAAVANAVYNATGARVRNYPITLDKFIDKLPEMT, from the coding sequence ATGAAATTCGACACGCCCGCAACCACCAACCCGATTGATCAGATGAAGATCGTCGGCAAACCCACCAACCGCATCGAGGGGCCGCTCAAGACGACGGGGACCGCGCACTACGCCTATGAACGCCACGATGTCGCGGCGAACCAAGCCTATGGCTATGTCGTCGGATCGGCGATCGCCAAGGGGCGGATCGCGTCGATGAATCTCGATGAAGCCAAAGCGGCGCCGGGGGTCATTGCGATCGTCACCGCGGACAATGCGGGCAAGCTGGCGAAAGGCGATTTCAACACCGCCAAGCTGCTCGGTGGCCCGACGATCGAGCATTATCATCAGGCGGTCGCGCTTGTCGTTGCCGACAGTTTTGAACAGGCGCGCGCCGCCGCGTCGCTCGTTCGCGTCGAATATGCGCGCGAGAAGGGCGCTTATGATCTTGCGGCCGCCATCGACACCGCGGTCAAGCCCAAGGCGGTCTTTGGCACCGAGCCTGACACCAGCGTCGGCGACTTTGCGGCCGCTTTTGCCGCCGCGCCGGTGCAACTCGACGCGCGCTACACGACCCCCGACCATAGCCATGCAATGATGGAGCCCCATGCGACGATAGCCGCTTGGGAGGGCGACAAGCTGACCGTTTGGACGTCGAACCAGATGATCGCCTGGTCGGTCGGCGACATGGCCAAGACGCTTGGCATGCCGAAGGAGAATATCCGTTTCGACTCGCCCTATATCGGCGGCGGTTTCGGCGGCAAATTGTTCAATCGTGCCGATGTATTGCTGGCCGCGCTCGGCGCGAAGGCGGCAAAGCGGCCGGTCAAGGTGGCACTCCCCCGTCCGTTGATGATCAACAACACGACGCACCGGCCCGCGACGATCCAGCGCATCCGCCTTGGCGCGACCGCTGACGGCAAGCTGACCGCGGTCGGGCACGAAAGCTGGTCGGGCGATTTGCCCGGCGGCGGTCCCGAAACCGCAGTGGCGCAGACGCGCCTGCTTTACGCTGGCGAAAATCGCATGACCGCGATGCGCCTCGCAGTGCTTGACCTGCCCGAAGGCAATGCAATGCGCGCGCCTGGCGAAGCGCCGGGGTTGATGGCGCTCGAGATCGCCGTCGACGAACTGGCGGAAAAGCTCGGTATGGACCCGATCGCCTTGCGCGTCCTCAACGACACGCAGGTCGACCCCGAAAAGCCGAGCCGACCCTTTTCGCAGCGGCAGCTCAACAAATGTATGCAGACCGGGGCCGAGAAATTCGGCTGGGCGAAACGCAATCCGAAGCCGGGCGTGACGCGCGACGGCCGGTGGCTGGTCGGAATGGGGATGGCGGCCGCCTTTCGCAACAACATCAACGGCCCGTCCGCCGCGCGCGTTCGCCTCGCCAAGTCGGGTGTGGTGACGGTCGAGACCGACATGACCGACATCGGCACCGGCAGCTATACGATCATCGCACAGACCGCCGCCGAAATGATGGGCGTGCCGCTCGACAAGGTCGTCGTGAAACTCGGTGATTCCGCTTTTCCGGTGTCGGCGGGTTCGGGCGGGCAGTGGGGTGCCAACAGCTCGACGGCGGGCGTCTATGCCGCGTGCGTAAAGCTGCGCGAGGCCGTGGTGGCGAAGCTCGGCCTGGCGTCCGATGCGGTCTTTGCCGACAGCAAGGTCAAAGCCGGACGGCGCAGCGTCGCGCTCGGTGATGCCGCCGCCGACGGCGAACTCGTTGCCGAAGACAATATGGAATATGGCGACCTGGCCGAGAAATTTCAGCAATCCACCTTTGGCGCGCATTTCGTCGAGGTCGGCGTCGATGCGATGACGGGCGAAATCCGCGTCCGCCGGATGCTTGCAGTCTGCGCCGCCGGACGCATCCTCAATCCCAAGGCCGCACGCAGCCAGGTGATCGGCGCGATGACGATGGGCGCGGGCGCGGCGCTGATGGAAGAACTCGCGGTCGACAAGCGTTTCGGCTTTTTCGTCAACCACGACCTCGCCGGGTATGAAGTCCCCGTCCATGCCGATATTCCGCATCAGGACGTCATTTTCCTCGACGAAGCCGATCCGACGACGTCACCTATGAAGGCGAAGGGCGTCGGCGAACTAGGCATCTGCGGCGTCGCGGCTGCGGTCGCCAATGCGGTCTATAATGCGACCGGAGCGCGCGTGCGCAACTATCCGATCACACTTGACAAGTTCATAGACAAATTGCCGGAGATGACGTGA
- a CDS encoding XdhC family protein encodes MIATTPADILRFALDRSREGAGTILVTLTAIEGSSPRAIGAQMAVAEDGRYVGSFSGGCIEAAVVAEAIGTLADSRAKRVRFGAGSPYLDIRLPCGGGIDLLFNPRPDPDAIAGVLCRHDRRKPAALRLAEDGVFLEAVSEGDCADWRDGGFRLYYAPTLRIVAIGQGEELTALARLAKSYGADVSLLSPDERALADLTAEGFDTVRLTVRTSLPPVRTDAWTAILSVFHDRDWEEELLPLALRLPSFYIGAIGSRRTQDIRLDTLRAAGVPEDLRRKLRTSVGLIPATRDPATLALSALSQIVQEYHRIGCISASSDEAADAYAQHDDLIDQALRA; translated from the coding sequence ATGATAGCAACCACGCCAGCCGACATATTGCGCTTTGCCCTCGACCGGAGCCGGGAGGGCGCCGGAACGATCCTCGTCACGCTGACCGCGATCGAGGGATCGTCGCCGCGCGCGATCGGCGCGCAGATGGCGGTGGCAGAGGACGGACGATATGTGGGGTCTTTCTCGGGCGGCTGCATCGAGGCGGCGGTCGTCGCCGAGGCGATCGGAACGCTGGCCGATAGCCGCGCCAAGCGCGTGCGGTTCGGCGCCGGGTCGCCCTATCTCGACATCCGGTTGCCCTGTGGCGGCGGCATCGATCTTCTGTTCAACCCGAGGCCCGATCCGGACGCGATCGCGGGGGTGCTCTGCCGGCATGACCGCCGCAAGCCGGCCGCGTTGCGGCTCGCGGAAGACGGCGTGTTTTTGGAGGCCGTGTCGGAAGGCGATTGCGCCGACTGGCGCGATGGCGGCTTCCGTCTTTACTATGCGCCGACGCTCCGCATCGTCGCGATCGGGCAGGGCGAAGAACTCACGGCACTCGCGCGCCTTGCGAAGAGCTACGGCGCCGATGTCAGCCTGTTGTCGCCCGACGAACGCGCCTTGGCGGATCTGACTGCCGAAGGCTTCGACACCGTCCGGCTGACCGTGCGCACGTCGCTGCCGCCGGTGCGTACCGATGCTTGGACCGCGATCCTTTCGGTGTTTCACGATCGCGACTGGGAGGAAGAACTGCTGCCGTTAGCGCTGCGTCTTCCCAGCTTTTACATCGGGGCGATCGGGAGCCGGCGAACGCAGGATATCCGGCTCGACACCTTGCGGGCAGCCGGCGTGCCGGAGGATTTGCGCCGCAAGCTCCGGACGTCGGTCGGCCTCATCCCTGCAACACGCGACCCGGCGACGCTGGCGCTGTCGGCGCTGTCGCAGATCGTGCAGGAATATCACCGGATCGGCTGCATATCCGCGAGCTCGGATGAGGCGGCTGACGCCTACGCACAGCACGACGATCTCATCGATCAAGCGCTTCGGGCCTGA
- a CDS encoding FAD binding domain-containing protein, whose translation MKSFTYERVDSAAAATAAFARTSGARFLAGGTNLLDLMKLEIEAPQHLIDVSRVALDKIEATPEGGLRIGAMVRNTDLASDARVRRDYGLLTRALVAGASGQLRNKATTAGNLLQRTRCPYFYDTNQPCNKRKLGSGCAAIGGFNRLHAVVGASDACIATHPSDMAVAMRALDAAVETVDAAGKARTIPIAEFYRAPGKTPHLETVLAPGELITAVTLPKPVGGTHIYHKVRDRASYAFALISVGVIVQRDGTGRVALGGVGYKPWRVEAAEAALPRGAKPVADGLLAGAKTTHENAYKLPLVERTLAGVLAQAKG comes from the coding sequence ATGAAGAGCTTCACCTATGAGCGCGTCGATAGCGCTGCTGCGGCGACGGCCGCCTTCGCACGGACGTCGGGCGCGCGTTTCCTCGCGGGCGGCACCAATTTGCTCGACTTGATGAAGCTCGAGATCGAAGCGCCGCAGCACCTGATCGACGTCAGCCGCGTCGCGCTCGACAAGATCGAGGCGACGCCCGAGGGCGGACTTCGCATCGGCGCGATGGTACGCAACACCGATCTCGCGAGCGATGCGCGTGTGCGGCGCGACTATGGTCTGTTGACCCGCGCGCTGGTCGCGGGCGCATCGGGGCAACTGCGAAACAAGGCGACGACCGCGGGCAATCTGCTCCAGCGGACGCGCTGCCCTTATTTTTACGACACCAATCAGCCGTGCAACAAGCGCAAACTAGGTAGCGGCTGCGCCGCCATCGGCGGCTTCAACCGGCTGCACGCAGTCGTCGGTGCGAGCGACGCGTGCATCGCAACGCACCCGAGCGACATGGCGGTGGCCATGCGCGCGCTTGATGCTGCGGTCGAGACGGTCGATGCGGCGGGCAAGGCGCGCACGATTCCCATCGCCGAATTCTACCGTGCGCCGGGGAAGACCCCGCATTTGGAGACGGTGCTGGCGCCGGGCGAGCTGATCACCGCGGTCACGCTGCCAAAGCCCGTCGGGGGCACGCATATCTATCACAAGGTCCGCGACCGCGCGTCCTATGCCTTTGCGCTGATTTCGGTCGGTGTGATCGTCCAGCGCGATGGAACGGGACGCGTCGCGCTTGGCGGCGTCGGCTATAAGCCGTGGCGCGTCGAAGCGGCCGAGGCGGCGCTGCCGCGCGGGGCGAAACCGGTCGCCGACGGCCTGCTCGCGGGCGCCAAGACCACCCATGAAAACGCCTATAAGCTGCCTCTCGTCGAGCGCACGCTCGCCGGGGTGCTGGCACAAGCAAAGGGCTGA
- a CDS encoding vWA domain-containing protein — MSRFYLTLTAGLSITLITACSQSNEPDIASPSSEASAHRAELEEGASAIVVTGRKVSAPSMDSAMPISVISSEQIAAPPPPPQSRQVVVTGTAIRAPHPDRMMPYYQDFGRDKFTSTQENSFKIAQNEPVSTFSIDVDTASYSFVRASLNNNALPQPAAVRTEELINYFPYDYAAPRSAQQPFTSNVAVFPSPFTAGRKLVRIGIKGYAIERATRPRANLVFLIDTSGSMNAPNKLPLVKKSLGLLLDQLGPNDRVAIVTYAGNAGTALEPTPASQRDKIRAVIDQLGAGGSTAGAEGIRQAYALAERNIDPNGVNRVVLATDGDFNVGITDQNELKGYIERERGKGIFLSVLGFGMGNYNDALMQTLAQNGNGAAAYIDTLGEARKTLVDEATSTLFPIAKDVKIQVEFNPATVAEYRLIGYETRMLNRDDFDNDKVDAGDVGSGQTVTAIYEIVPVGGPRTMGDLRYSNPAPRAVAAGASEYGFLKIRYKLPKSDRSQLISTPIDRRVEFARFADAPQDARFATGVAAFAELLRGGKYSGSMTYDDVLQIVGASRGTDDFGYRMELTQMVRAAKTAGSMAKLER, encoded by the coding sequence ATGTCCCGTTTCTATCTGACGCTTACCGCAGGACTGTCGATCACGCTGATCACCGCCTGCTCGCAATCGAACGAACCCGATATTGCGTCCCCGTCGTCCGAAGCCTCCGCGCACAGGGCCGAGCTTGAGGAGGGTGCGTCGGCAATCGTCGTCACCGGCCGAAAGGTGAGCGCACCCTCAATGGACAGCGCAATGCCGATTTCGGTGATCAGTTCCGAGCAGATCGCGGCGCCACCGCCGCCTCCACAAAGCCGGCAGGTTGTCGTAACCGGCACAGCCATTCGCGCCCCGCATCCCGACAGGATGATGCCCTATTATCAGGATTTCGGCCGCGATAAATTCACCTCGACGCAGGAAAATTCGTTCAAGATCGCTCAAAACGAGCCCGTTTCCACCTTTTCGATCGACGTCGACACCGCCTCCTATTCCTTTGTTCGCGCGTCGCTGAACAACAATGCCCTGCCACAACCGGCGGCGGTGCGGACCGAGGAATTGATCAATTATTTTCCCTATGACTATGCGGCGCCGCGCAGCGCGCAACAGCCGTTCACCTCGAATGTCGCGGTCTTTCCCAGTCCGTTCACGGCGGGCCGCAAGCTCGTCCGCATCGGGATCAAGGGCTATGCGATCGAACGCGCGACGCGGCCGCGCGCGAACCTCGTCTTCCTGATCGACACCTCGGGATCGATGAACGCGCCGAACAAGCTGCCGCTTGTCAAGAAATCGCTCGGCCTGCTGCTCGACCAGCTGGGCCCCAACGACCGCGTGGCGATCGTGACCTATGCCGGCAATGCGGGCACCGCGCTCGAACCGACGCCGGCGAGCCAGAGGGACAAAATCCGTGCGGTGATCGACCAACTCGGCGCGGGCGGGAGCACTGCGGGCGCCGAAGGCATCCGCCAGGCCTATGCGCTGGCCGAGCGCAATATCGACCCGAACGGCGTCAATCGCGTCGTCCTCGCCACCGACGGCGACTTCAATGTCGGCATCACCGACCAGAACGAGCTCAAAGGCTATATCGAGCGCGAGCGCGGCAAAGGTATTTTCCTGTCGGTGCTCGGCTTCGGCATGGGCAATTATAACGACGCGTTGATGCAGACGCTCGCCCAGAATGGCAATGGTGCCGCCGCCTATATCGACACGCTGGGCGAAGCGCGCAAAACACTGGTCGACGAGGCGACCTCGACCCTATTTCCGATCGCGAAGGACGTGAAGATCCAGGTCGAGTTCAACCCGGCGACCGTCGCCGAATATCGGCTTATCGGTTACGAAACGCGGATGCTGAACCGCGACGATTTCGACAATGACAAGGTCGATGCGGGCGATGTGGGTTCGGGGCAAACGGTGACTGCGATATACGAAATCGTCCCCGTTGGTGGGCCGCGCACGATGGGCGACTTGCGCTACAGCAACCCCGCGCCGCGCGCTGTTGCAGCAGGGGCGAGCGAATATGGCTTTTTGAAAATCCGGTACAAACTGCCGAAATCGGACCGCAGCCAGCTCATCTCGACGCCGATCGATCGCCGCGTCGAATTCGCCCGCTTCGCCGACGCGCCGCAGGATGCGCGCTTTGCGACCGGGGTGGCGGCGTTCGCCGAACTGCTCCGCGGCGGAAAATATAGCGGATCGATGACCTATGACGATGTGCTCCAGATCGTCGGCGCATCGCGCGGTACCGACGATTTCGGATATCGCATGGAACTGACGCAGATGGTCCGCGCCGCCAAGACGGCCGGATCGATGGCGAAGCTGGAGCGTTAA
- a CDS encoding nucleotidyltransferase family protein: MTEGTRAMVQVADVSAILLAAGTSNRFGAEDKLLAPLAGEPLALHAARRIVELLPKRRIAVCKDTDGALAQLLASNGFKIIVNPHPEHGLSQSLSCGIAEAALGREAAALICLADMPFVSTRHLRELLTRFDPRTAPAVASSNGNAAMPPALFSRALFDKLRNGEGDRGGKALLADAALVHADPDELLDIDRPDDLPAR, encoded by the coding sequence GTGACGGAAGGAACAAGAGCCATGGTCCAAGTTGCGGACGTCTCCGCGATCCTGCTTGCCGCGGGTACGTCGAACCGGTTCGGCGCCGAGGACAAGCTGCTGGCGCCGCTCGCGGGCGAACCGCTGGCACTGCACGCCGCACGGCGGATCGTCGAGCTGTTGCCGAAGCGGCGGATCGCGGTCTGCAAAGACACGGACGGCGCGCTCGCGCAGTTGCTGGCGTCGAACGGTTTCAAGATCATCGTTAACCCACACCCCGAACACGGGCTGTCGCAATCCCTGTCGTGCGGCATTGCCGAAGCCGCGCTGGGTCGGGAGGCCGCGGCGCTGATCTGCCTCGCCGATATGCCCTTCGTCAGCACTCGCCATTTGCGCGAGTTGCTGACGCGCTTCGATCCCCGAACCGCGCCCGCGGTCGCCTCGTCGAACGGCAACGCGGCGATGCCCCCGGCACTGTTTTCCCGCGCGCTGTTCGACAAACTTCGTAACGGCGAAGGCGACCGGGGCGGCAAAGCCTTGCTGGCGGACGCCGCCCTCGTCCACGCCGACCCCGACGAGCTGCTGGACATCGACCGGCCGGACGATCTGCCCGCCCGCTGA
- a CDS encoding amidohydrolase family protein, whose amino-acid sequence MTFLGSCPPALLAAIHSLGVAASLMAAAPSAAAQQILYANATVIDGTGTPARANQDILIDGERIVAIGAHNGLSQAGTARRVDLSGRFVIPGLIDSHVHLATPPNRARAEAILRRQLYGGVTAVRDMADDLRAVGELSRASLVGEMPAPDIFYAALMAGPSFFEDTRVLAVSRGFTPGTAPWMQAIDERTDLRTAVTLARGTSASAIKIYANLPAERVKAITAEAHRQKLMIWAHSAVFPARPAEVIAAGVDSVSHVCYLGYEAQPEMLAAYQDRTPVDEARLAPTGDDPVVARLFDAMRKRGTILDATGSLFVKFEAARKADPKAKPLRCSGARTIQMTQQAWRAGLPISTGTDFVNPAGDAWPEVHAELRYLAKDVGMPPLAVIHSATLVGARAAGQDKEMGSIEPGKLANFVILSADPLADIDNIEKIEMTVKRGREYRRADYVAPTAKELGNDD is encoded by the coding sequence ATGACATTCCTCGGCTCATGTCCGCCAGCGCTCCTCGCTGCCATCCATTCGCTTGGCGTTGCCGCATCGCTGATGGCGGCTGCACCTTCGGCGGCGGCCCAACAGATACTTTACGCCAATGCGACTGTGATCGACGGGACCGGCACGCCGGCCCGCGCCAATCAGGACATATTGATCGACGGCGAGCGGATCGTGGCGATCGGCGCGCATAACGGGCTGTCTCAGGCGGGAACCGCACGCCGGGTCGACCTGTCCGGGCGCTTCGTCATCCCCGGCCTGATCGACAGCCACGTCCATCTCGCCACCCCGCCGAACCGCGCGCGCGCCGAGGCGATCCTGCGCCGTCAGCTTTATGGCGGCGTGACCGCAGTGCGCGACATGGCCGACGATCTGCGCGCGGTTGGCGAGCTTTCGCGCGCGTCGCTGGTCGGCGAGATGCCGGCGCCCGACATATTTTACGCCGCGCTGATGGCGGGGCCGTCCTTTTTCGAGGATACGCGCGTCCTTGCGGTCAGCCGCGGCTTCACGCCGGGCACCGCGCCGTGGATGCAGGCGATCGATGAAAGGACCGACCTGCGCACCGCGGTCACGCTGGCGCGCGGCACGTCGGCGAGCGCGATCAAGATCTACGCCAACCTGCCCGCCGAGCGCGTCAAGGCGATCACCGCCGAAGCGCATCGCCAGAAGCTGATGATCTGGGCGCACAGCGCGGTCTTCCCCGCGCGCCCCGCAGAGGTGATTGCAGCGGGCGTCGATTCGGTCAGCCATGTCTGTTATCTCGGCTATGAAGCGCAGCCCGAGATGCTCGCCGCCTATCAGGACCGCACCCCGGTCGACGAAGCGCGCCTCGCCCCGACCGGCGATGATCCGGTGGTCGCCCGCCTCTTCGACGCGATGCGGAAACGTGGCACCATCCTCGATGCGACGGGCAGCCTGTTCGTCAAGTTCGAGGCCGCGCGCAAGGCCGATCCGAAAGCCAAGCCGCTGCGTTGCAGCGGCGCACGGACGATCCAGATGACCCAGCAAGCGTGGCGCGCCGGCCTGCCGATTTCGACCGGCACCGACTTCGTTAATCCCGCCGGCGACGCCTGGCCCGAAGTCCACGCCGAGCTTCGCTATCTGGCGAAAGATGTCGGCATGCCGCCGCTCGCGGTCATCCATTCGGCCACGCTGGTCGGCGCACGCGCCGCGGGGCAGGACAAGGAGATGGGGTCGATCGAGCCGGGCAAGCTTGCGAATTTTGTCATACTGTCGGCGGACCCGCTGGCCGACATCGACAATATCGAAAAGATCGAAATGACGGTGAAGCGCGGCCGCGAATATCGACGCGCCGATTATGTCGCCCCGACCGCGAAGGAGCTTGGAAATGACGATTGA
- the paoA gene encoding aldehyde dehydrogenase iron-sulfur subunit PaoA, which translates to MQTPEEYELSRRGVLVGGAASVATVTLVPIGTAAAAPTAKAPPTAKVAFEVNGKVHELDLDNRTSLLDALREHLHLTGTKKGCDHGQCGACTVIVDGRRINSCLTLAVMHGGDKITTIEGLGSPDKMHAMQDAFVTHDGFQCGYCTPGQICSAVAVLDEIKAGIPSHVTADLTAAPQVTNMEIRERMSGNICRCGAYSNIIDAISDVAGVRA; encoded by the coding sequence ATGCAGACCCCAGAAGAATATGAGCTGTCCCGGCGCGGTGTGCTGGTGGGCGGCGCGGCCTCGGTCGCGACGGTGACGCTGGTTCCTATCGGGACGGCGGCGGCCGCCCCCACGGCAAAGGCTCCGCCGACTGCCAAGGTAGCCTTTGAGGTGAACGGCAAGGTCCATGAGCTCGATCTCGACAACCGGACATCGTTGCTCGACGCGTTGCGCGAGCATCTGCACCTGACCGGGACCAAGAAGGGATGCGACCACGGCCAGTGCGGCGCGTGCACCGTCATCGTCGACGGACGTCGCATCAACAGCTGCCTGACATTGGCGGTGATGCACGGAGGCGACAAGATCACAACGATCGAGGGTCTCGGCAGCCCCGACAAGATGCACGCGATGCAGGACGCCTTCGTGACGCACGATGGCTTTCAATGCGGCTATTGCACCCCCGGCCAGATTTGTTCGGCGGTCGCGGTGCTCGACGAGATCAAGGCGGGTATCCCGAGCCACGTCACCGCCGACCTGACCGCCGCACCGCAAGTCACCAATATGGAGATACGCGAGCGGATGAGCGGCAACATTTGCCGCTGCGGTGCCTATTCGAACATCATTGATGCAATCAGCGACGTGGCAGGAGTGAGGGCATGA